Proteins encoded within one genomic window of Sphingomonas sp. KRR8:
- a CDS encoding cysteine desulfurase, whose translation MNIQAPVRAELNVRDQFPAIAGWHYLDSAVSAQKPQAVIDAITRAYAKDYASVHRGVYQRSADMTLAYEAARARAAELIGGRAEEVVFTRGATEAINLVASVLPKGGRNRVLVSALEHHSNIVPWQLAGYQIDVVPLTANGQIDLDAAERLISDQHRVVSFAHVSNVLGSIVDARRAADIAHATGALLLLDGCQAAPRLPVDVAALGADFYAYSGHKLYGPTGIGVLWVRKALLEVMPPYQGGGAMIDRVTFERTTFMPPPQRFEAGTPHIVGGIGLAAAIDWVEGIGVEHLHAHEVALVAETRARLRELGFVALYGPEESAGIVSFNVEGVHPHDVGTILDDAGVAIRAGHHCAQPLMDWLGVPATARASFAAHSDSSDIDALIEGLKKVKRIFG comes from the coding sequence ATGAACATCCAGGCGCCCGTCCGCGCGGAGCTCAACGTCCGCGACCAGTTCCCGGCGATCGCTGGCTGGCATTATCTCGACAGCGCGGTTTCTGCGCAGAAGCCCCAGGCGGTGATCGACGCCATCACGCGTGCCTATGCGAAGGACTACGCGTCAGTGCATCGCGGCGTGTACCAGCGTTCGGCCGACATGACGCTGGCCTATGAGGCGGCTCGGGCGCGGGCGGCGGAGCTGATCGGCGGCCGCGCGGAGGAAGTGGTGTTCACCCGCGGAGCGACCGAGGCGATCAACCTGGTCGCATCGGTGCTGCCGAAGGGAGGCCGCAACCGGGTGCTGGTGTCCGCGCTGGAGCATCACAGCAACATCGTGCCTTGGCAACTCGCCGGTTATCAGATCGACGTGGTCCCGCTGACCGCGAACGGGCAGATCGATTTGGATGCGGCCGAGCGACTGATATCGGACCAGCATCGGGTCGTCAGCTTCGCGCATGTCTCGAACGTGCTTGGCTCGATTGTCGATGCGCGGCGGGCGGCGGACATTGCGCATGCCACGGGTGCGCTGCTGTTGCTCGACGGCTGCCAGGCCGCCCCGCGGCTGCCGGTCGACGTCGCCGCGCTTGGGGCGGACTTCTACGCTTACTCCGGCCACAAGCTGTACGGGCCGACCGGCATCGGCGTGCTTTGGGTCCGCAAGGCGCTGCTGGAGGTCATGCCGCCCTACCAGGGCGGTGGGGCGATGATCGATAGGGTGACCTTCGAGCGCACGACTTTCATGCCGCCTCCGCAGCGGTTCGAAGCAGGCACGCCGCATATAGTCGGCGGAATAGGACTTGCTGCGGCCATCGACTGGGTTGAGGGGATTGGCGTTGAACACCTGCATGCCCATGAGGTGGCGCTGGTAGCGGAGACTCGCGCGCGGCTGCGCGAACTCGGCTTCGTGGCGCTCTACGGACCAGAGGAAAGCGCCGGCATTGTCAGTTTCAACGTCGAGGGGGTGCATCCGCACGACGTTGGCACCATTTTGGACGATGCGGGCGTGGCGATCCGCGCCGGGCATCATTGTGCCCAGCCACTGATGGATTGGCTCGGAGTGCCCGCCACCGCCCGAGCCAGCTTTGCCGCCCATTCGGACAGCAGCGACATCGATGCGCTGATCGAGGGCCTCAAGAAAGTGAAACGGATCTTCGGATGA
- the sufB gene encoding Fe-S cluster assembly protein SufB, which yields MTDDVQIRNREAHEAVDKLATYEWGFSSDIESDFAPKGLSEDTVRFISAKKGEPEWLLEWRLKGYRAWLEMEEVDWAKLDIPKIDYQDAYYYAEPKQRPTIASLDELDPEIRRTYEKLGIPIEEQKVLAGVEGARKVAVDAVFDSVSVATTFREELNKAGVIFRSISEAVKEFPDLVRKYLGSVVPQRDNYFACLNSAVFSDGTFVYIPEGVRCPMELSTYFRINAENTGQFERTLIVADKGSYVSYLEGCTAPMRDENQLHAAVVEIFAHEDAEVKYSTVQNWYPGDAEGKGGIFNFVTKRAMCSGARSKVSWTQVETGSAITWKYPSCILKGEGSVGEFYSVALTNNRQQADTGTKMVHIGANTRSTIVSKGISAGRSDNTYRGLVRVLPGAENVRNFTQCDSLLLGDQCGAHTVPYIEVKNPTATIEHEATTSKISEDQLFYAMARGLDQEAAVALIVNGFAREVLKQLPMEFAVEAQKLLGISLEGSVG from the coding sequence ATGACCGACGACGTTCAGATCAGGAACCGCGAAGCGCATGAGGCGGTCGACAAGCTTGCCACTTACGAGTGGGGCTTCAGCAGCGACATCGAATCCGACTTCGCGCCCAAGGGATTGAGCGAGGATACGGTTCGGTTCATCAGCGCCAAGAAGGGCGAGCCCGAGTGGCTGCTTGAGTGGCGGCTGAAGGGCTATCGCGCGTGGCTGGAGATGGAGGAGGTCGACTGGGCCAAGCTCGACATCCCCAAGATCGATTACCAGGACGCTTATTATTACGCTGAGCCCAAGCAGCGGCCCACGATCGCCTCGCTCGACGAGCTCGATCCGGAGATCCGCCGCACCTACGAGAAGCTCGGCATTCCGATCGAGGAGCAGAAGGTGCTCGCGGGCGTCGAGGGCGCGCGCAAGGTGGCGGTTGACGCGGTCTTCGACAGTGTCTCGGTCGCCACCACGTTCCGCGAGGAGCTGAACAAGGCCGGGGTTATCTTCCGCTCCATCAGCGAGGCGGTGAAGGAATTTCCGGACCTGGTCCGCAAGTATCTCGGCTCGGTCGTGCCGCAGCGCGACAATTACTTCGCGTGCCTCAACTCGGCGGTCTTCTCCGACGGCACGTTCGTCTACATCCCCGAGGGCGTCCGCTGCCCGATGGAGCTGTCGACCTATTTCCGTATCAATGCGGAGAACACCGGTCAGTTCGAGCGCACGCTGATCGTCGCCGACAAGGGCAGCTACGTGTCCTACCTCGAAGGCTGCACCGCGCCGATGCGCGATGAGAATCAGCTGCACGCCGCGGTGGTCGAGATCTTCGCGCACGAGGATGCGGAGGTGAAGTACAGCACCGTCCAGAACTGGTATCCGGGCGATGCCGAGGGCAAGGGCGGCATCTTCAACTTCGTCACCAAGCGGGCGATGTGCTCGGGCGCGCGGAGCAAGGTGAGCTGGACCCAGGTCGAGACCGGCAGTGCCATCACCTGGAAATATCCGAGCTGCATCCTGAAGGGCGAGGGAAGCGTCGGCGAGTTCTATTCGGTGGCGCTGACCAACAACCGCCAGCAGGCCGACACCGGCACCAAGATGGTGCACATCGGCGCGAACACCCGCTCAACCATCGTCAGCAAGGGGATCAGCGCGGGACGCAGCGACAACACCTATCGCGGGCTGGTCCGGGTGCTGCCTGGCGCGGAGAACGTCCGCAATTTCACCCAGTGCGACAGCCTGCTGCTCGGCGATCAGTGCGGGGCGCACACGGTGCCCTACATCGAGGTCAAGAACCCGACCGCGACCATCGAGCATGAAGCAACCACGTCCAAGATCAGTGAGGACCAGTTGTTCTACGCCATGGCCCGCGGGCTCGACCAGGAAGCGGCAGTGGCGCTGATCGTCAACGGCTTCGCGCGCGAGGTGCTGAAGCAGCTCCCGATGGAGTTTGCCGTCGAGGCGCAGAAGCTGCTGGGCATCAGTCTCGAGGGGAGCGTTGGTTGA
- a CDS encoding SUF system Fe-S cluster assembly regulator, producing MRLTHLADYAVVIMTAAARAPTGERLSASALAAATGVPLPTAQKLMGKLGLAGLLESVRGAGGGFTLSRPPAAISLADIIEAVEGPIAMTQCSGSDDASDCALDAHCRVKPHMNIVSTAVRGALAAVTLEQLARQRHLEPA from the coding sequence ATGCGCCTGACTCATCTCGCCGATTATGCGGTCGTGATCATGACCGCCGCCGCTCGTGCTCCCACGGGTGAACGGCTGAGTGCGTCCGCGCTGGCGGCGGCGACGGGCGTGCCGCTACCGACAGCGCAGAAGCTGATGGGCAAACTCGGGCTGGCGGGGCTGTTGGAGAGTGTTCGTGGCGCCGGCGGCGGGTTCACGCTCTCGCGGCCACCCGCGGCGATCAGCCTTGCCGACATCATCGAGGCGGTCGAAGGGCCAATCGCCATGACCCAGTGCAGCGGCTCCGACGATGCCAGCGACTGCGCGCTCGATGCGCACTGCCGGGTCAAGCCGCACATGAACATCGTCAGCACCGCCGTGCGCGGTGCGCTTGCAGCGGTGACCCTCGAACAACTGGCGCGCCAGCGTCACCTGGAACCCGCATGA
- the sufC gene encoding Fe-S cluster assembly ATPase SufC, whose protein sequence is MLDITDLHATVADKPILNGLSLSVPAGEVHAIMGPNGAGKSTLAYVLGGRPGYEVTGGSVTFLGEDLLGMEPHERAAAGLFLGFQYPVEIPGVSSMQFIREGLNAQRRARGEAELSGAEFIRLARAEAGELGMNVDMLKRPVNVGFSGGEKKRAEMVQMGIMRPKFAVLDETDSGLDIDALRIVGAGINRIMRAPDRGVLLITHYQRLLDVVQPDKVHVLSAGQIVRSGGPELAHELEREGYAEVA, encoded by the coding sequence ATGCTCGACATCACCGACCTCCACGCGACCGTCGCGGACAAGCCGATCCTGAACGGCCTCAGCCTCTCCGTGCCGGCGGGCGAGGTGCATGCGATCATGGGGCCGAACGGAGCGGGCAAGTCGACGCTGGCTTATGTGCTCGGCGGGCGGCCCGGCTACGAAGTGACGGGCGGGTCCGTCACCTTCCTGGGCGAGGACCTGCTTGGCATGGAGCCGCACGAGCGGGCGGCGGCCGGGTTGTTCCTCGGCTTTCAATATCCTGTCGAGATTCCCGGCGTTTCCTCGATGCAATTCATTCGGGAGGGCCTGAACGCTCAGCGGCGCGCGCGGGGCGAAGCAGAGCTATCGGGCGCCGAGTTCATCCGGCTTGCGCGCGCCGAAGCGGGCGAGCTCGGCATGAACGTCGACATGCTCAAGCGACCGGTCAACGTCGGCTTCTCGGGCGGCGAGAAGAAGCGGGCGGAGATGGTGCAGATGGGCATTATGCGGCCGAAGTTCGCCGTGCTGGACGAGACGGACAGCGGCCTCGACATCGACGCGCTTCGAATCGTTGGCGCGGGCATCAACCGCATCATGCGCGCGCCCGATCGCGGCGTGCTGCTCATCACCCACTACCAACGGCTGCTCGACGTTGTGCAGCCAGACAAGGTCCACGTGCTGAGCGCCGGGCAGATCGTTCGCTCCGGAGGGCCGGAGCTGGCCCACGAACTCGAGCGCGAGGGGTATGCGGAAGTCGCATGA
- a CDS encoding SufD family Fe-S cluster assembly protein, with translation MSLLELPTRKDEAYRYADLDALKRVWGDLADAREIVVPAGERHSHVLLVGREPVEVHRARVVIELGASLDLFALNGATEYGRVEVDVTVRDGGHFGLHAANIAGGSATQEIVTVVRHEEPNGTSRQTVRSVLGDKATGSYLGKVAVARHAQKVDGEQSVKAMLLDRGATANCKPELEIYADDVKCAHGASVGELDANQLFYALSRGLPPADAKALLLEGFVLQLWDEAPEDRREELVEATRALLRRVAA, from the coding sequence ATGAGCCTTCTTGAGCTCCCCACCCGCAAGGACGAGGCGTACCGCTACGCCGACCTCGATGCGCTGAAGCGGGTCTGGGGCGACCTCGCCGACGCGCGTGAGATCGTGGTGCCGGCGGGCGAGCGGCACAGCCACGTGCTGCTGGTCGGTCGCGAGCCGGTCGAGGTGCATCGAGCACGGGTCGTGATCGAACTGGGGGCCAGTCTGGACCTGTTCGCGCTGAACGGCGCGACGGAATATGGCCGGGTCGAAGTGGATGTGACGGTGCGCGATGGCGGCCATTTCGGACTGCACGCGGCCAACATCGCGGGCGGTTCGGCGACGCAGGAGATTGTGACCGTCGTGCGGCACGAAGAGCCAAACGGCACCTCCCGTCAGACGGTGCGCAGCGTGCTCGGCGACAAGGCGACCGGCAGCTATCTCGGCAAGGTGGCGGTCGCTCGGCATGCGCAGAAGGTAGACGGCGAGCAGTCGGTGAAGGCCATGCTGCTCGACCGGGGGGCGACGGCGAACTGCAAGCCGGAGCTGGAAATCTATGCCGACGACGTGAAGTGCGCTCACGGTGCCAGCGTGGGCGAGCTCGATGCGAACCAGCTGTTCTATGCCTTGTCGCGCGGCCTGCCGCCGGCCGATGCCAAGGCGTTGCTGCTCGAAGGCTTCGTCTTGCAGCTGTGGGACGAGGCGCCGGAGGACCGGCGCGAAGAGCTGGTCGAAGCGACGCGCGCGCTGCTCAGACGGGTAGCGGCATGA